The Oncorhynchus nerka isolate Pitt River linkage group LG9a, Oner_Uvic_2.0, whole genome shotgun sequence genome has a segment encoding these proteins:
- the rassf9 gene encoding ras association domain-containing protein 9: MAPFGKNFLKARLKNRAKDKDDKETVLGKEIQVSVCDEEKVVCGVTKHTTCADIVQALLDDHKTIPENKKILHGDPKDFCLLERWKGFERALPPLTRILRLWNAWGDQRPFIQFSLVKASDFVPQAGCKKGAKLKGAKGAKRWEQGPAQYSQSLPVERQKRMVKKAFRKLEKIHKEKRVVGSSPGSEEIDRMVQLLIQQDHTIRHQIQRMRELDCEMERFEMELQGGQQDTELLHEGFSSLSPISFPHSHNQNLDSQPGVSEEELLQECVYTSDGVAQLEMQLLRHEELIAQLSQDIDVELTRTMLTLPEVPDKDTQLQGAAAGVTSDPDLSWEAAELERLQAELRLSLRTGVSLHIQTAQLEKELKGYESTLFSKDQDCWQLASQLSTLQVGDSVQETPRLGTMKCPAPCIVPQAVRLKHSLSPTDVTDTDSDTGISSTHSQDSLSPCLDMILPPLDTDV, from the exons ATGGCTCCATTCGGGAAGAACTTTCTGAAAGCGCGTTTGAAAAACAG AGCGAAGGACAAAGATGACAAGGAAACTGTGCTAGGAAAGGAGAtccaggtgtctgtgtgtgatgaggAGAAGGTGGTGTGCGGTGTCACCAAACACACAACGTGTGCTGACATAGTGCAGGCCTTGCTGGACGACCACAAGACCATCCCTGAGAACAAGAAAATTCTGCATGGCGACCCTAAAGACTTCTGCCTGCTAGAGCGCTGGAAAGGCTTTGAGAGGGCTCTGCCCCCATTAACCCGCATCCTCAGGCTATGGAACGCCTGGGGAGACCAGCGACCGTTCATCCAGTTCAGCCTGGTCAAGGCCAGCGATTTTGTACCCCAAGCAGGCTGCAAGAAGGGGGCCAAATTAAAGGGGGCTAAGGGGGCTAAGAGATGGGAGCAAGGCCCGGCCCAGTACTCCCAGTCACTGCCAGTGGAGAGGCAGAAACGGATGGTGAAGAAGGCCTTCAGGAAGCTGGAGAAGATCCATAAGGAGAAGAGGGTAGTGGGATCTtctccgggcagcgaggagataGACAGGATGGTTCAGCTGCTTATCCAACAGGACCACACCATCCGGCATCAGATCCAGAGGATGAGGGAGCTGGACTGTGAGATGGAACGCTTCGAGATGGAGCTGCAGGGAGGACAACAGGATACAGAGCTTCTCCATGAGGgattctcctcactctccccgATCTCCTTCCCCCACAGCCACAACCAGAACCTGGACAGCCAGCCAGGGGTTTCAGAGGaggagctgctgcaggagtgcgTGTATACTAGTGACGGTGTGGCCCAGTTGGAGATGCAGCTGCTCAGGCACGAGGAGCTTATAGCCCAACTGTCCCAGGACATCGACGTAGAGCTGACGAGGACCATGTTAACGTTGCCGGAGGTCCCCGACAAGGATACTCAGTTACAGGGGGCAGCGGCAGGGGTAACTTCTGACCCAGACCTGTCCTGGGAAGCGGCAGAACTGGAGAGACTGCAGGCCGAACTGAGGCTTAGTCTGCGCACCGGCGTGTCCCTTCACATCCAAACGGCCCAGCTGGAGAAGGAGCTGAAGGGCTATGAATCCACACTGTTTTCCAAGGACCAGGATTGCTGGCAGCTGGCTTCCCAGCTGAGCACACTGCAGGTGGGGGACAGCGTGCAGGAAACGCCCAGGCTCGGGACTATGAAATGCCCGGCCCCATGCATTGTTCCACAGGCAGTGAGACTGAAACACAGCCTGTCCCCTACAGATGTTACAGACACAGACTCAGACACAGGGATCAGCTCCACACACAGTCAGGACTCACTGTCTCCTTGTCTGGACATGATCCTGCCACCGCTGGACACTGATGTCTGA